The genomic interval CCCACGAAAGACAGGTTATTAGGGAAATAATGGAGGGAAAGATCCCTGCAGAGCTAAAAACAGACCTAGTAAAATCTGCCCTAATAATTGTAGAGTCGCCGACAAAGGCAAAAACCATAGCTAACTTCTTTGGCAAGCCCAGCCGAAGAAGGCTTGGACCCCTCATAGCCTACGAGGTGTCCTATTCTGGATACATAATGAACATCGTGGCCACACAGGGCCACATATTTGACCTAACCACCCAACTGTACAGCTACGACTCTGCCAGGGATTTCTACGGCGTCCTCGTAATAAGACGAGACTCGAAACTAAGGTTTGCACCCGTCTTTACCACGATCAAGAGGTGCTTGAGGTGTGGGGAACAGTTCACCGATCCGCCTCTCCAGAAAATCTCCCTCCACGGCTCTGTGCCAAACACCCCGGTAAAGCCTGGTATAGTGGTCTGCCCGAAATGTGGCAGTGACAAGATCTTTGACAAAGCAGAGGTCATCAGGGCGCTACGTGAGCTGGCAATGGAGGTAGAAGAGGTCCTTATAGCCACAGACCCCGACACCGAGGGAGAAAAAATCGGCTGGGACGTCTACCTATCACTTGCCCCCTATGTGCGCAAAGTGAAACGCATAGAGTTCCACGAGGTTACCCGCAAAGCGTTCGAAGAGGCCTTGAACAATCCGAGAGAAATAGACCAGAACCTTGTTCATGCACAGTATGTACGGAGGATAGAAGACAGATGGCTAGGATTCGCCCTAAGCAAGGCGCTTCAAAAACAGTACGGGTTAGCATGGCTTTCTGCGGGCCGCGTACAGACCCCGGTGCTCGGATGGGTCATCTCAAACTATGAAGAATCACTAAAAAGCAAAAAGTATGTCTTCTGGCTCACATTGAAGAGCATCGACAATACAGGCAAGCTCCAGCTACTCGTTGACACAGTACGCCTCGACGGCAAAACCCCACGCACAGTCGCAAGCGAAATGCAAGGCGCAAAAGTGGTTCTCAAGGAAGTACAACGCTCAGAGAAAACAGTCAATCCCCCACCTCCATTTACAACAGACACATTGCTCCGCGAGGCAAACACAGTCCTAAGACTCGACGTAGACAAAACAATGAGGCTGGCACAGGACCTCTTCGAAAGCGGTCTCATCACCTATCACAGAACCGACAGCACGAGAGTATCCGACGTGGGCCTAGCAGTCGCCAAGAGCTACATCTCTGAGAAGATTTCTCCTTCAAGCTTTGTCCCGAGGAGGTGGGGCGAGGGGGGCGCCCATGAATGCATACGTCCCACCCGTCCCCTAGACGTCGACGGACTTATGCAGATACTACGCCAAGGCGTCCTACAGCTACAGATAACCTTGACCCGTGACCACATCCGTCTCTACGACCTGATTTTTAGAAGGTTTATAGCGAGCCAGATGCCTCCAGCAAAAGTCCTAGAAGTAACGGTAAAGGCGTCTGGCCCATACTTCGAGAAAGACCTGGCATTCATCAAGGAAGTCCTAGAAGAGGGGTTCACCAAAGTCTTGCCCCTAAGAACTGGGATTACAAGTCAAGAGGGAGAATACATTATCGAGGACGTCGCCTACAAGAAAGTTGCAACAGTGCCTCTCTATACCCAGGCAGACATCATCAGGCTTATGAAGGAGAGAAACATTGGCAGACCATCCACGTATTCTAAAATCGTCAAGACCCTCCTCGACAGAAACTACGTGTTCGTGGTCAAGGGCGGAAAGCTGGTTCCAAGTAGCCTGGGCAGGCAGGTCTACCAGTACCTCTCAGAGATGTTCGGCGACGTTATAAGCGAGAAGAAGACCGCAGAAGTCCTGGCAAAAATGGACCTCGTAGAAAACGGCGACGCCGACTACATAGATGTCCTAAACGAGTTCTACAACGAGGTACACGAGAAGATATGCTCGAAAGTCCAGGAAGCATGTCCCCCACATTAACATGTTAGGCTGGGGACAACCTGTATAACTCCGCTATCCTAGCGTCACCCCTAATCCTCTTAATTATCTCTGCAACCCGTGGATGCACATATTTCTCCCAGTCTCCACCCTCGGCCATCAGCTTCCTGATACGTGTACCCTCGAGCACCTCCCTTTCGTGAAACGGTATCCCCTCAACCTGGAAACCCTCTTCCCTAAAAAGCAACTGCGACAAGGGATCATTCGTGTACACCTTGTCGAAGCAGGGAGACCAGCTAACCACAAGCCTCACCCAGAGAGAATGCTCGTTGTCAGTGTCGGGGACCACGCTGACCATAACCCTGTCAGCAAGATTTTCAGCTCTCAGGACTGCCTGAATCATTTCCAGCCTCTCCCCAACCGTAAACGGGTTCCTGAAACTATGCGAATACTGGGCACTACCAATAGCCAGAACCACCTCGGGCTCTCTCTCAAGAATCCACTTTAACGCCTCCAGATGACCGTTATGGAAGGGCTGGAAGCGCCCAAGGAACAAGGCACGCCTACAACTCATGGTTCACCTTATTGGGGCTCCAAAATAAATTTCTTTGTTGTTCTGCACATGTAAAACAATCCCCGCACCAATCCCACCCAATTCATTCGTTTCTGATACAACAATCAATGGCAAAGCATTATATTGTTCGATGGGAATGGCTACAGCTTCTTTCAATTCATTCGTTTCTGATACATGCAAAATGGGTGCCCTTACTATGCCCAACTCTCTGTCCTTTCAATTCATTCGTTTCTGATACGTCATGGTACTTGGGAGACGGTAAGAGACATCAATTTATTTCTTTCAATTCATTCGTTTCTGATACGTATATACGTATGACTTAAGAATTTCACATACACTGGCGGCTTTCAATTCATTCGTTTCTGATACACATAAGGGGCATATATGTGAAGATCCGTATCTATAATGAGGCTTTCAATTCATTCGTTTCTGATACATTCCCAGGCAGGCAATAATAATTGCGGTCACGATGAACACCTTTCAATTCATTCGTTTCTGATACTTGTTCACTGTGCCCGCGGAAAAAGGCGGCACGCTGAAGAACTTTCAATTCATTCGTTTCTGATACCGCCTTTTTCCTCGAGTCCATACAACAAAAATACAGAAAACTTTCAATTCATTCGTTTCTGATACCTATCTTCCGCTCGGCACTCGCCCAATCTTCAAATAACCTTTCAATTCATTCGTTTCTGATACAGACCTATGGTAGAACGTATAGATCTATATAAGCAGCTGTTTCTTTCAATTCATTCGTTTCTGATACTGTTTCCCAGTGGTTTATTTTGTTGGGTGTTATTTATTTGTTTTGGTGTTGTGTGAAAGTGTTTTTGTGTAAGTGTTTCTCGTTAAGTACATTAATTTTGTTTTATTTTTCCTCGTTGTTGCATGTAAATGATATGGATCGGGAAGAGGGTCTAGGGAAGAATGTATTTTACAAAAAGGCTTCTTCCCGTAAAGCGTTAAAGCTTCCCGTGGAAAACATTTCTACAGAGATTTTTAGGGGAACCCTTTCCTCCCACCCCGTATCACGATGGAAAAATCTCTGTTTTTCTTTTTCATGATTTTTTATTTTATGTCTCTTTGGAAAATAGAGGGCTATTGGGGTTTGTCTGGAGATGTTGAACGTTTTCTTTCACGTACGTATCTGCCGCGCATACGTATTTCTTTTACTTTCCGTAGTATTTGTGTGGTTTTTTCTTTTCCTCTGGCTTCACGGTAGCCTTTTACAAACGAGATGAACGCGGTGTCTAGGAGGGATGGGTGTGTGCTTTCTATTGCTCTTCTGAACAGGTGTATGTCTACTCCTGCGTCTTCGTCTCGGTTGGAGAAGAAGCCTAGGCCGAAGTCTATGATGACTGGCTCGCCGGCCTGGGTGAGTATGACGTTGCTCGTGGTGAGGTCTCCGTGTACTATGTTTGCCTCGTGGAGAGCCCCTACTTCCCGGCCGATTGTTTGGAAAATTTTTTTCAGGTTTTCAGGCTGGGCGGTTCCCATGTATTCTTTGAGTCTTTCTCCCCTGATGAAGCTCGTTACGAGGATTCCCTCCTCGGGGTAGACAAGCACGACGCTGGGGACGCTTACTCCAGTGAGGGCGGCTTTGCTGAGTAGCTTTGCCTCGAGTACTGTTCTCTCGTATCTGAGAATGCGGTCGAGGTCCTCGTTTCGGTAATTCTTCTTTAGGCGGTACTTCACTACGACTTCCTGTCCAGAAAGGGAGCCCTTGAGAAGTACTGCTTCGGCACCGATGCCTAGGACACTTTCAATGGAAAGGCCCAGCCTGTCCTCGATGAGGCCCGCGAGCCTTGCTATTTTTGTCTCCACGGTATTTCGACCTCGTCCATCCTCCAGTAGGGCTGGATGTGGCTTTTCTCTACTGGTATCGTCACGCCGTGGACAAACGCCAGGGCCCCGGTATACGCGATCATGGCCCCGTTGTCCCCTGCATACTCTGCGGGGACGAAGCTAAAAACCCCGCCCCTGTCCTCGATCATCCGTCTTAGCTTTTCTACGAGTATCTTGCTCCTTGCTACTCCGCCCGTCAGGACTAGCTGGGACTTGCCTGTGTGGGCGAGAGCCCTCTCGGCGACCTCCACGAGCATGGAGTAGGCCGTCTCTACGAGGCTGTAGCATATATCCTCTAGGCTGTGTTTGCCGCTCCTGTAAAGCTGGAGGGCCTGCGTCAAGATGCCGGAGTACGAGACATCCTGGCCCTTGACAGTGTATGGCAGTGCTATGTACCTCTTCCCCCTAGATGCCAGCTCCTCGACCTTTGGCACGCCTGGAAACCCTAGGCCGACCTCTCGGGCAAACGTGTCTAGGCAGTTGCCCAGCGGTATGTCTAGTGTCTCTCCAAAAACCCTGTAGCGTCCCTCATTAAAAGTAGTGATGATCGTGTTTCCCCCAGCCACATAGACAAACACGGGGTCCGAAAGCCCAGTTGTGAGCCTCGCAATCTCCAAGTGTGCAACTGAGTGGTTGACGGGGACTAGGGGTTTCCCGTATTTTAGTGCGAGATACCTTGCCAGGGTGGCTCCGACCCTGAGGCATGGCCCCATCCCTGGACCAAGGGCGACTGCGACTGCGTCGACGTCTCTCATTCTTAGACCGGCTCTCTTTAGGGCTTCGGCCAGGATTTCCGGGGCAACCTTGCTGTGGTGCTCGGCTGCTTCTGTTGGCTTTATGCCGCCAGATTTGGGCACATAAGTGTGGTTTACGTTGCTCAATATGTTTCCAGTATGAGAAGCTATCCCGACACCAAAAGTATGGGCGGTAGACTCGATGCCTAGAACGATCGCCATTATCGTGCACTATACAAACTCGGTGTAGCCACACTTACCACAATGCCATCTCTCGACTGGCTTCATGTGGTGAGCCATTACGGAGCCGCACCTTGGGCACTTCTTGTTTTTTAGCTTGATTGTGCCGGCCTTATAGTCGTACTCGTATAACTCGTGAACCTTCGACATTTACTTATCCCTCTTTCTTCGCCTCCTCCTGTATTAGCCCGTTGCGCTTGAGGATGTATCTGGGCTCGAAGGCCTTGGCCACAATTTCGTTGTCATACACGTGTACGAGGACATCTGAAACTCTCTGACCATACCTTGTAGAGACCTTTCTCACTATTATAACTCCCTGCGTGCCGAGGACGCTTTGTAGCTGCGAGACAATGTCCTTCTTCGAGGGGGTCCCTGTGGTTTCATGCATGATGGTGAAGAGTAGCTCGCGTCGCCCAATCACCCTGTTGACCCGTTCATGTACAAGCTTTATGGAGCCAACACTCATCCGAGGCACCTTTTACCCTGAATCCCCAACATAAATTTAAGTTTTTCTTGAAAAATGTGCAGCACTCCTAGTCACGCACACGCTCTCTCAAAAAGACCACGCAGAGGCGCGCGATAAACTTAATAAGTCTCCAAAGAAAACTTATTCATAGCCGGGGTGGCCGAGTGGCCTAAGGCGTCGGGCTGCAGTGGTCAACTAGCCTTAGACACCCGATTTATCCCGGGTTCGAATCCCGGCCCCGGCTCTAGATTCTCATGGGCCCGATGTCTTTGTATAATTGTTTTAAATGGAATGCTATGTGTTCCCTATAGGTGGTGGATGGTTTGAAGCGTAGGTTTGTGGTCTTGATACCGTTTGATGTGTTTAGAAGTGACGTTTCTCTAGTTAAGAGGATAGTTGTTTCCGCGCTGTTTACGTCTCACGATATCCGTAGGGACGTTGTTCTCGTTTTCCTCCTGCATGACATAGATGTGAAGGTTACAGTTTTAGGCGAGAAGGCTAAGCATGTCCACGTTGACGAGGCCTCGTACATGGGTATACACAGGAGGATCCTATCTGCAGTCGAAGAAGTTAAGGCGAGCGGACAGAAGAAGTTTCCACACTGGGGTTTCACCGTGGAAAAAGCGAAAGGTGATGCTAGGGACCTTCAGGGATACCTGGTCTCGACACGGGGAAGGGACATTTTGGAGGTGCTGAGAAGCGGAATAGAGGATATTACCCTTGTTTTTTCGGAAAAAGGGGACCTGCAGGGACTTGAAAGTGTGAGGATTTCCCGCGGCAAGAAGCCTGTGGATGTTTTGATTGCCCTTGCAAATATCTGGATAGATAACTATGCCTAAGTGGTTTTTGCCTCGCTCTGTTTTGACTTCCACATTTTTGGATATGTACCGGGATCCATGACTACGTACTTTGGCTTTACAGCTTCGCCGCTGTGTGCTGACAACATTTTCTCTGAGGTCATCTGTGCGCTTCCCACTGCTACTAGCTCGTTTTTGAGCGTTAATATTGCGACTTCTGACCCCACCTTTATGCCGCTTTCAAGCTTTACTATGCCGGGTACGGCCAAGGGTGCTCCATGACATATCGCGTCGACCGCAGAGTCCCTTATCCACACTTTTGGCAAGTGCTGTACCGCTCGCTCTACTGGGAGAAAGGTTTCGCGGAGGAATTTATCTATTCCTTCCTGCTTCCAGATGAAGTATGCATCTACCACGTCATGCAGTGTAGATAGGTGATCCTCCTCGGTGAGTGAGCCCGACCTTATCCTCCTGAGCTCCTGCATGTGTGCTCCTACTCCCAGGACTTCTCCCATGTCGTGGCAGAGCTTCCGCATGTAGGTTCCAGCCTCGCACCAAACTTGGAGGAGGACTGTGCGGCCCGAGACCTCTAGGATTTTGATGTCGTATATTTGTCGAATCCTAAGGGCCCTCTTTACAGCGCTACGCAGTGGTGGACGCTGGTAAATCTTTCCCTTGAAAAGGTTAACAACTTCCTCGAGTCTTTCCTGCTCGACGTCTCCGTGGAGACGCATCACGCATACGTATTCCTTGTCTTCCTTTAGCAGAACCGGCAACACCCTGATAGCATTGCCTATCGTTATGGGCAGTATTCCAGAGACCTTGGGGTCAAGCGTGCCGGCATGGGCTATTTTCTCTATGCCGAGCTGTTTCTGGAGCCAGGCAACGACTTCGTGGCTGGAGGGCCCAATGGGCTTGTCTAGATTTATGACAGAATATTTGAGCAGGACTTCTGGCGGGCGCTCTTCGGGTAGCCACCCATAAGAGAAATCTGTCTCCTCTTCTGACCTAATTAGTACTTCTCGTCTAGGCGGCGTCGCTAGGTATTTTGACGGCAATGTAGGGGCACCGGAACCTAGATGAAGGTTGCTGTAAGCTCTGGCTTCACTTTCTCCTTCATGAAGTCTGTGAGCCCGGCTTTCTCTATGGCTGCCAATACCTCCTCGTCGCTTGCACCCTTGTTGATGCTTATCTTTTTGTCTAGGGGTTCTAGGTGCTTGATGTTGGCTCTTCTCCTCTTTACTCCTGTAAGGCTCTTGGGGCCAGTCACCAAGACGTAGTTGTCGTCAATAATGTCGACTATCACGCATTTTGAGCCGGCCTCTCTGCCGCTTGTCTTCACGCATATTCTTCCAACATCGTAGAGCTTCATAGTGATAACCAAAGCATGAAACAAGGGGTATATATTAAAAATTTTGTGTAGGCTTCTTCCCAGCCATGCCTGGACACGTGAAAACAAAATAGATATATTGGTGGATAGAAAAAGCTGAAACTTGGTGAAAATTTATGGGCGAAGTTGTGCCCCAGATTAAGAACGCAATTGAACTTTTAAAACAAATAGCGGACGACAGGGGGGTTCCCAGAAACATTAGGCGCGTAGCTACAGAGTCGATAGAGGTCCTGATGAACCCCGAGATGACCCCTGGTCTAAAAGCAGCCACGGTCATATCCAAGCTCGACGAGATATCAATGGATCCCAACACACCCCTATTTGCTAGGACAAAGATCTGGCAAATCGTCTCTCTCCTAGAACAAGTAAAGGACTAACGTGCAGTTAAATGCGTATAAAGCGTCTACCTACAGGAAGCATAGTCTACGGAAAACTCCCCCGCGGATGCAGGCTCTGCCAGCAGGGCTTAAAAACCGTTATATTTCTGACGGGCCTCTGCCCATACAACTGCTTTTACTGCCCACTGAGCGAGTACCGGAAACAGAGGGACGTCACAATAATCAACGAGACGGAAGTATCTTTTCCAGAAGAATATTTCAGGAAACTCGTAGGCGAAGTCCTAAAGTCTGGCTCTAGAGGGGCAAGCCTGACTGGGGGAGACCCGCTAGTAAAACACAGGCTCTCCGTCGAGACGATCAGGTACCTAAAGGAAAACTTCGGAAAAAATTTCCACGTACACGTGTATACGACTGGCCTCCTGCTAGGAGACGATAAACTCCGAGAACTGGTAGACGCTGGCCTCGACGAGCTAAGGATACATTCACCACTGGAAAAGCTAGAAAACATATTGAAGCTAGCCCACAAATACAGAGACAAGCTGGCCATTGGGCTAGAATACCCATCCCTACCAGGAAGCATAGAAACCCTCCTCAAACTCCTAGAACTAGCAGAAAAATACGAGCTAGAGTTCATCAACCTAAACCAGCTAGAATTCACCGAGACAAACTCTCTCGCGCTACAGTTACACGGCTACAAGCTTGCAAAAGACTACCGCGGAGCAGAGGGCAGCAAGGAAACAGCACTGGAACTAATAGACCACGCCGAGAAAAAAGCGTCAAACGTGACCATCCACTATTGCCCAGTAATAGTCAAAGACCACTACCAGACAGGTCTAAGATTCTATAGAACAGCCAACATAACGGCGGCCCCCCACCAAATGGTCACAGACTCGGGGACAACACTCGAAATAATATACGAGGAACTCGTAGAGAGCCAAAACACGCCACGAGAACTTTACCCAGACAACAAGCTACACCCACTCCTTGTAGACTATGTTAAAAAAGGAAGAATTATCGAAAAGGCACCCTCAATGCCGTCACTGATCCTCGAAGAAACACCCATAGAAAAACATCCAAAACCCAAAAAGAACACATAGCCTTTTAGCGCGCGCCCAGCACCCAGAACAAAACACAAGCCAAGACCCCGGCCTGCTCCTGGCGATACCCTTCGCAATCCTCATAGCCTTAGCTCTCCTAGGCTACACATTCTATGAGAGGAGTATCGATACATCTCGTAACGCTAACTTTTTGTGCTCGCCAGAAAGCCATTCTATACATGCAGTGGAAAATCCTTCTAGTTGCATTAGTGTTCGTTGTTGTTCTGGCATCGGCGCTCTTTTTCTTCGTGTTCAAGCCCAAGTTGCCAGGCCTGGCACAGCTAGCACAGTTGAAGCGATCAATGATTGTGGCGAGGATAGAGGCGAGCCAGGGAGGAAGAGTCCTAGCAAACGGCACAGAGACTGCCGCATGGAACTCCACTAGGCCATTCACCCTCGTGCTAGAAGCCAAGCCTGGAGAGTGCCACGTCTTTGACCACTGGCTCGTGAACGGCACGAGGCTCGAGGGTGAAATGCTGAGCCTAACAATCGCCGGCAACACGACGGTTAGTGCAGTGTACAGGCGGCTCAGCTACAAGCTTTCTGTTTTGTCCAACGCTAGCTGGGGCCTCCTAGCATTTAACGTTAGCACCGTGCAGCTGCCCTTCGAGGCAGAGGTTCCCTGTGGCGCAACAGTCAGGCTGGCACTGCTCCCCGGATCCAATGAGACCCACAGCTTCACGCCTATTGGCTTCCTCTTCAACGGGACCCCTGCGGGGACGGAGACAGAGATCCACGTACAGGGCAACATGAGCATTGAAGCGGTGTATAAGGTCGAGACACACGTCCTCCTCATCGAGACCAACGCGCCAGGCGTCAAGGTACTCGTGGACGGCCAAGAAGTCACGTTGCCAGCCAGGATCCAGAGGGCTAGGCCCTTCACCGTGACCATCCAGGCGCCCCCATTCATCAAGGTCAACGACACGTTCGCGTGGGGAAGCTCAGAGTTCCAGGCACAGGACTATATAAGGGGCGTGCTCTCCTGGATCACCTTCGCCACGGGCCAAACGCCAATACACGTAGAGGAGGCAGAGAAGACTATCAGGGTCTACTACCACCCACTCTACAGCACCGGCGGCGGGGTCTACGTCACCCCACTCTATGGCAAGGTGTCTGTTCAGGGCAACACAATAGTGACGGGGTCCTCCATATACTACGCCGTCAACATCATCCTGCCACCCAACTGGACCAAGGCAAGGGTCACCGTCGAGGCCAGCAATGCATTGAGCGCTGGGCTACTATACCCCTACAGCCAAGAGACTTCTTATGTATACAACGTTGCCTCTGCGAAGGTTGACGCTCAGGGCAGGGTATGTAGCTCCCTCACTGTGGTGTTCGAGGTCGTCAGGAACCCAGCATCGGCTCACGTCCTGTCCTACTACTGTAACGGTTGCGAGGTCAACCCTCGCGAGTTTTACGCGCAGGGCTTCTGGAACTTCGGCGAGGGCAACAAGCAGTACCTGGGCCGCCTCCTCGTAGTGACCGGCGACGGCTCCATTGTCCGTATCCAGGTGGAGGTCAATGGCTAGGCGAGATAATTATTTATGGCCCCGCTCCCAACCATCACCGATGAAGCAAACCAGGCTCCTAGCAGTCCTCCTACTCCTACTCCTCTTTCTGGTAGCCCAGCGTGTAGTCGTGGCCTGGCCCGCTGAGGCCATCGACTATGAAAATGTTTACCCCTCGTATAATACTCTGCCCGTTCCACTGAGTAAAAGCGGAAGCGGTGGCGTGGATCTTGATGGTGGTTACGGCGCCGTCATCGAGGCCAAGGTTGCACCGGCTACCGGCGTGTCATAGTAGATGGCACAGGGCAACATAGCACGCGTCAAAAATAGGTGGAAAGAATACTTCTACCTCGGCTTCTATACACGCGGCGTACTAAAACTAGCAGAAAAGCGCGCGCCACTTTTTTCAAAACAGGCTGGTAAGCATATTAGGACTTGTAGACACTTTGCCCTCGCACAAAAAATATAAAACCCAGAACAAAACATAATGAAGCGAGCATTAGAGACTTAAACCTCGGGTCGCCGGGGTAGCTCAGCCTGGGAGAGCATCCGGCTGAAGAACCTCGCAAGCGTGCGTAGACACCGGAGGGTCCCGGGTTCAAGTCCCGGCCCCGGCACCATTCTTGTAAAGGTGTTTCCAAAGGTTATACGATCTAGTAGAGGATTGGATTCTAGCCGAGAATGCATGTTTTACCGTGTAGCTATGCTTGCTTTTTCGGCGAGGATTTTTCTGAGTACTTGTTGTATTATTTTGCATGCTTCTTGGAGTTCTGGGTATGCCAGGGAGTAGTAG from Thermofilum adornatum carries:
- the rgy gene encoding reverse gyrase, which gives rise to MHDYELGAVYKSMCPNCGGDISDHRLASKTPCRVCLPEDKLSELKNTATGKKHRGKNVDDFLAHLEQVIRLLEAQGTKKELEKFYNVEKKLLEFGEFFSQALGSRPWSAQRTWARRVFLGKSFVILAPTGVGKTVFGILTALFLSKEKRKSYLILPTSALASQVYEKARAFASKLGLDPESIVIYHGSLSKNHKEEVIEKIRSGGYSVLITTSQFLARNFDKLEGQKFDFVFVDDVDSIIKSSKNIDKLLVLLGFSREDIDLALRTIRETSRLTRLLRNGNVSDEDRLQVEKLREKLRENLSKSEHGVLVVSTATGRPRGTRIRLFRELLGFEIGARGEFLRNIVDTYTIVANKDIVEKAVELVSELGGGGLVFVPIGTQEDFVLRLAGEFEKSGIRAKVLYGKHKDKNAIKEFEAGNVDVLIGTASYYGTLVRGLDLPHVVKYVLFVGVPHFKFSLDLGDITPLRLVQIASNVRNIATKEDQASLDRLILYLREALQNMEPGEYMAFTNCIKDNSCTGKLARVAERIDLLKRIVGKYLSSLEYLDRLSKETSLMIVKDGETLKLLLPDVMTYIQASGRASRLYARGVSKGLSIVICNDEMFFEKFKKFTSFYEIEWKPLEEINLEQLMREISHERQVIREIMEGKIPAELKTDLVKSALIIVESPTKAKTIANFFGKPSRRRLGPLIAYEVSYSGYIMNIVATQGHIFDLTTQLYSYDSARDFYGVLVIRRDSKLRFAPVFTTIKRCLRCGEQFTDPPLQKISLHGSVPNTPVKPGIVVCPKCGSDKIFDKAEVIRALRELAMEVEEVLIATDPDTEGEKIGWDVYLSLAPYVRKVKRIEFHEVTRKAFEEALNNPREIDQNLVHAQYVRRIEDRWLGFALSKALQKQYGLAWLSAGRVQTPVLGWVISNYEESLKSKKYVFWLTLKSIDNTGKLQLLVDTVRLDGKTPRTVASEMQGAKVVLKEVQRSEKTVNPPPPFTTDTLLREANTVLRLDVDKTMRLAQDLFESGLITYHRTDSTRVSDVGLAVAKSYISEKISPSSFVPRRWGEGGAHECIRPTRPLDVDGLMQILRQGVLQLQITLTRDHIRLYDLIFRRFIASQMPPAKVLEVTVKASGPYFEKDLAFIKEVLEEGFTKVLPLRTGITSQEGEYIIEDVAYKKVATVPLYTQADIIRLMKERNIGRPSTYSKIVKTLLDRNYVFVVKGGKLVPSSLGRQVYQYLSEMFGDVISEKKTAEVLAKMDLVENGDADYIDVLNEFYNEVHEKICSKVQEACPPH
- a CDS encoding nicotinamide-nucleotide adenylyltransferase, which gives rise to MSCRRALFLGRFQPFHNGHLEALKWILEREPEVVLAIGSAQYSHSFRNPFTVGERLEMIQAVLRAENLADRVMVSVVPDTDNEHSLWVRLVVSWSPCFDKVYTNDPLSQLLFREEGFQVEGIPFHEREVLEGTRIRKLMAEGGDWEKYVHPRVAEIIKRIRGDARIAELYRLSPA
- a CDS encoding Kae1-associated kinase Bud32, with the translated sequence METKIARLAGLIEDRLGLSIESVLGIGAEAVLLKGSLSGQEVVVKYRLKKNYRNEDLDRILRYERTVLEAKLLSKAALTGVSVPSVVLVYPEEGILVTSFIRGERLKEYMGTAQPENLKKIFQTIGREVGALHEANIVHGDLTTSNVILTQAGEPVIIDFGLGFFSNRDEDAGVDIHLFRRAIESTHPSLLDTAFISFVKGYREARGKEKTTQILRKVKEIRMRGRYVRERKRSTSPDKPQ
- the kae1 gene encoding KEOPS complex N(6)-L-threonylcarbamoyladenine synthase Kae1 encodes the protein MAIVLGIESTAHTFGVGIASHTGNILSNVNHTYVPKSGGIKPTEAAEHHSKVAPEILAEALKRAGLRMRDVDAVAVALGPGMGPCLRVGATLARYLALKYGKPLVPVNHSVAHLEIARLTTGLSDPVFVYVAGGNTIITTFNEGRYRVFGETLDIPLGNCLDTFAREVGLGFPGVPKVEELASRGKRYIALPYTVKGQDVSYSGILTQALQLYRSGKHSLEDICYSLVETAYSMLVEVAERALAHTGKSQLVLTGGVARSKILVEKLRRMIEDRGGVFSFVPAEYAGDNGAMIAYTGALAFVHGVTIPVEKSHIQPYWRMDEVEIPWRQK
- a CDS encoding 30S ribosomal protein S27ae, whose translation is MSKVHELYEYDYKAGTIKLKNKKCPRCGSVMAHHMKPVERWHCGKCGYTEFV
- a CDS encoding 30S ribosomal protein S24e, which codes for MSVGSIKLVHERVNRVIGRRELLFTIMHETTGTPSKKDIVSQLQSVLGTQGVIIVRKVSTRYGQRVSDVLVHVYDNEIVAKAFEPRYILKRNGLIQEEAKKEG
- a CDS encoding RNA-guided pseudouridylation complex pseudouridine synthase subunit Cbf5, with protein sequence MPSKYLATPPRREVLIRSEEETDFSYGWLPEERPPEVLLKYSVINLDKPIGPSSHEVVAWLQKQLGIEKIAHAGTLDPKVSGILPITIGNAIRVLPVLLKEDKEYVCVMRLHGDVEQERLEEVVNLFKGKIYQRPPLRSAVKRALRIRQIYDIKILEVSGRTVLLQVWCEAGTYMRKLCHDMGEVLGVGAHMQELRRIRSGSLTEEDHLSTLHDVVDAYFIWKQEGIDKFLRETFLPVERAVQHLPKVWIRDSAVDAICHGAPLAVPGIVKLESGIKVGSEVAILTLKNELVAVGSAQMTSEKMLSAHSGEAVKPKYVVMDPGTYPKMWKSKQSEAKTT
- a CDS encoding 50S ribosomal protein L14e, encoding MKLYDVGRICVKTSGREAGSKCVIVDIIDDNYVLVTGPKSLTGVKRRRANIKHLEPLDKKISINKGASDEEVLAAIEKAGLTDFMKEKVKPELTATFI
- a CDS encoding UPF0147 family protein; this encodes MGEVVPQIKNAIELLKQIADDRGVPRNIRRVATESIEVLMNPEMTPGLKAATVISKLDEISMDPNTPLFARTKIWQIVSLLEQVKD
- a CDS encoding radical SAM protein, with protein sequence MRIKRLPTGSIVYGKLPRGCRLCQQGLKTVIFLTGLCPYNCFYCPLSEYRKQRDVTIINETEVSFPEEYFRKLVGEVLKSGSRGASLTGGDPLVKHRLSVETIRYLKENFGKNFHVHVYTTGLLLGDDKLRELVDAGLDELRIHSPLEKLENILKLAHKYRDKLAIGLEYPSLPGSIETLLKLLELAEKYELEFINLNQLEFTETNSLALQLHGYKLAKDYRGAEGSKETALELIDHAEKKASNVTIHYCPVIVKDHYQTGLRFYRTANITAAPHQMVTDSGTTLEIIYEELVESQNTPRELYPDNKLHPLLVDYVKKGRIIEKAPSMPSLILEETPIEKHPKPKKNT